One genomic region from Chiloscyllium plagiosum isolate BGI_BamShark_2017 chromosome 21, ASM401019v2, whole genome shotgun sequence encodes:
- the dnaja3a gene encoding dnaJ heat shock protein family (Hsp40) member A3a isoform X1, which produces MAAARCCSRLVSVTWNPVAAVWPGTVRILATRGFRTAFGLGPGLLSAGGLGLRFGLELRLRLPGCSPHSLGVAAFHTASPLAKTDYYEVLGIPRNSTQREIKKAYYQLAKKYHPDTNKDDPKAKEKFSQVAEAYEVLSDEVKRKQYDTYGRVGFDAGEPKSQQYWHSGPSVDPEELFRRIFGEFTGSGFRDFNTVFDQHQEYIMELTFTQAAKGVNKEIMVNLEDTCQRCDGKGNEPGTKVQHCHYCNGSGMETLNTGPFMMRSTCRRCGGRGSVMTTPCIVCRGSGQSKQKRKVMVPVPAGVEDGQTVRMPVGRKEIFITFRVQRSSTFRREGADIHSDLYISIAQAVLGGTTRAVGLHETINITIPAGIQVDETIRLAGKGIPKVNSYGYGDHYIHIKVKIPKRLTARQSSLMLAYAEEENDVEGTVNGVVNTAAGTKAQGTTETRGKESDTPKANPEESKEGFFSKLKRMFS; this is translated from the exons ATGGCGGCTGCAAGGTGTTGCTCGCGCTTGGTGTCGGTGACCTGGAACCCAGTGGCTGCAGTCTGGCCTGGTACCGTGCGGATACTCGCCACTCGGGGTTTCCGAACTGCCTTTGGGCTGGGCCCTGGGTTGCTATCGGCTGGAGGTCTGGGTCTCAGGTTCGGCCTGGAGCTGAGGTTGCGGCTGCCCG GCTGTTCACCACATTCTCTAGGTGTTGCTGCATTTCATACAGCTTCTCCTTTAGCCAAAACTGATTATTACGAAGTGTTGGGGATCCCTCGCAACTCAACGCAAAGAGAGATAAAGAAGGCTTATTATCAG CTTGCAAAAAAATACCACCCAGATACAAACAAAGATGATCCTAAGGCAAAGGAGAAATTTTCCCAAGTGGCAGAAGCATATGAG GTACTGAGTGATGAAGTGAAGAGGAAACAGTATGATACTTATGGGAGAGTTGGGTTTGATGCAGGAGAGCCAAAGAGTCAGCAATACTGGCATTCAGGCCCTTCAGTGGATCCAGAGGAGCTTTTCAGGCGCATCTTTGGGGAGTTTACTGGCTCTGGATTCCGAGATTTTAACACTGTCTTTGACCAGCACCAGGAG TATATCATGGAACTGACCTTCACACAGGCTGCAAAAGGTGTGAACAAAGAGATTATGGTGAATTTAGAGGACACATGCCAGAGATGTGATGGTAAGGGAAATGAACCAGGAACCAAAGTCCAGCACTGCCACTATTGCAATGGAAGTGGCATG GAAACTCTGAACACTGGTCCGTTCATGATGCGTTCTACGTGTCGGCGCTGTGGTGGGCGGGGATCTGTTATGACGACACCCTGTATCGTGTGCCGAGGAAGTGGGCAGAGTAAACAGAAGAGGAAAGTGATGGTACCAGTTCCAGCTG GTGTGGAGGATGGACAGACTGTAAGGATGCCAGTGGGACGCAAGGAGATCTTCATCACCTTCAGG gTCCAAAGGAGCTCAACTTTTCGAAGGGAGGGAGCCGACATTCACTCTGACCTGTATATATCCATAGCCCAGGCAGTTCTTGGGGGCACAACACGGGCTGTAGGACTGCATGAAACAATCAACATCACG ATTCCAGCAGGGATTCAAGTTGATGAGACGATTCGACTTGCTGGTAAAGGTATCCCAAAAGTCAACAGTTATGGATACGGAGACCACTATATCCACATAAAGGTGAAGATCCCAAA GAGGTTGACGGCCAGACAGAGTTCCCTGATGCTGGCTTATGCAGAGGAGGAGAATGACGTGGAGGGCACAGTGAATGGAGTAGTTAATACCGCTGCAG GCACTAAAGCCCAGGGAACCACTGAGACCAGAGGAAAAGAGTCAGACACGCCCAAGGCAAATCCAGAGGAAAGTAAAGAGGGATTCTTTTCTAAATTGAAGCGAATGTTTAGCTGA
- the dnaja3a gene encoding dnaJ heat shock protein family (Hsp40) member A3a isoform X2: MAAARCCSRLVSVTWNPVAAVWPGTVRILATRGFRTAFGLGPGLLSAGGLGLRFGLELRLRLPGCSPHSLGVAAFHTASPLAKTDYYEVLGIPRNSTQREIKKAYYQLAKKYHPDTNKDDPKAKEKFSQVAEAYEVLSDEVKRKQYDTYGRVGFDAGEPKSQQYWHSGPSVDPEELFRRIFGEFTGSGFRDFNTVFDQHQEYIMELTFTQAAKGVNKEIMVNLEDTCQRCDGKGNEPGTKVQHCHYCNGSGMETLNTGPFMMRSTCRRCGGRGSVMTTPCIVCRGSGQSKQKRKVMVPVPAGVEDGQTVRMPVGRKEIFITFRVQRSSTFRREGADIHSDLYISIAQAVLGGTTRAVGLHETINITIPAGIQVDETIRLAGKGIPKVNSYGYGDHYIHIKVKIPKRLTARQSSLMLAYAEEENDVEGTVNGVVNTAAGKRSSGN, from the exons ATGGCGGCTGCAAGGTGTTGCTCGCGCTTGGTGTCGGTGACCTGGAACCCAGTGGCTGCAGTCTGGCCTGGTACCGTGCGGATACTCGCCACTCGGGGTTTCCGAACTGCCTTTGGGCTGGGCCCTGGGTTGCTATCGGCTGGAGGTCTGGGTCTCAGGTTCGGCCTGGAGCTGAGGTTGCGGCTGCCCG GCTGTTCACCACATTCTCTAGGTGTTGCTGCATTTCATACAGCTTCTCCTTTAGCCAAAACTGATTATTACGAAGTGTTGGGGATCCCTCGCAACTCAACGCAAAGAGAGATAAAGAAGGCTTATTATCAG CTTGCAAAAAAATACCACCCAGATACAAACAAAGATGATCCTAAGGCAAAGGAGAAATTTTCCCAAGTGGCAGAAGCATATGAG GTACTGAGTGATGAAGTGAAGAGGAAACAGTATGATACTTATGGGAGAGTTGGGTTTGATGCAGGAGAGCCAAAGAGTCAGCAATACTGGCATTCAGGCCCTTCAGTGGATCCAGAGGAGCTTTTCAGGCGCATCTTTGGGGAGTTTACTGGCTCTGGATTCCGAGATTTTAACACTGTCTTTGACCAGCACCAGGAG TATATCATGGAACTGACCTTCACACAGGCTGCAAAAGGTGTGAACAAAGAGATTATGGTGAATTTAGAGGACACATGCCAGAGATGTGATGGTAAGGGAAATGAACCAGGAACCAAAGTCCAGCACTGCCACTATTGCAATGGAAGTGGCATG GAAACTCTGAACACTGGTCCGTTCATGATGCGTTCTACGTGTCGGCGCTGTGGTGGGCGGGGATCTGTTATGACGACACCCTGTATCGTGTGCCGAGGAAGTGGGCAGAGTAAACAGAAGAGGAAAGTGATGGTACCAGTTCCAGCTG GTGTGGAGGATGGACAGACTGTAAGGATGCCAGTGGGACGCAAGGAGATCTTCATCACCTTCAGG gTCCAAAGGAGCTCAACTTTTCGAAGGGAGGGAGCCGACATTCACTCTGACCTGTATATATCCATAGCCCAGGCAGTTCTTGGGGGCACAACACGGGCTGTAGGACTGCATGAAACAATCAACATCACG ATTCCAGCAGGGATTCAAGTTGATGAGACGATTCGACTTGCTGGTAAAGGTATCCCAAAAGTCAACAGTTATGGATACGGAGACCACTATATCCACATAAAGGTGAAGATCCCAAA GAGGTTGACGGCCAGACAGAGTTCCCTGATGCTGGCTTATGCAGAGGAGGAGAATGACGTGGAGGGCACAGTGAATGGAGTAGTTAATACCGCTGCAG GAAAGCGCTCAAGTGGAAACTGA